The Hyphomonadaceae bacterium ML37 genome includes a region encoding these proteins:
- a CDS encoding nitroreductase family protein, whose product MSGHDALPLDFTKLSEPEMRARALAFYKTMKARRTIRDFSDRSVPREIIETAILTAGTAPNGANHQPWWFSVLGQGPLRTRLREAAEAEERAFYAGKAGEEWLGALAPLGTDANKPFLEAAPWIIAVFAQRRGGPNPGDRKKNYYVSESVGIACGLLIASLHQAGLATLTHTPNPMSFLTEICERPSDEKPVMLIVTGYPADGATYPAHAADKKPLDRICDFR is encoded by the coding sequence GTGAGCGGGCACGACGCGCTCCCGCTCGACTTCACCAAACTCTCCGAGCCTGAAATGCGCGCCCGGGCGCTCGCCTTCTACAAGACGATGAAGGCGCGGCGCACCATCCGGGATTTCTCTGATCGGTCCGTGCCGCGCGAGATCATCGAGACGGCGATCCTGACGGCGGGAACCGCGCCCAATGGCGCAAACCATCAGCCCTGGTGGTTTTCCGTGCTGGGGCAGGGCCCTTTGCGCACGCGCCTGCGCGAAGCGGCTGAAGCTGAAGAACGCGCTTTCTACGCTGGCAAGGCGGGCGAGGAGTGGCTGGGTGCGCTCGCCCCGCTGGGCACGGACGCCAACAAGCCGTTCCTGGAGGCCGCGCCTTGGATCATCGCGGTGTTCGCCCAGCGCCGCGGCGGGCCGAACCCGGGAGATCGGAAGAAGAATTACTATGTGTCAGAAAGCGTCGGCATCGCCTGCGGCCTGCTGATCGCCAGCCTGCACCAGGCCGGCCTGGCCACGCTGACCCACACGCCCAACCCGATGAGCTTCCTGACGGAGATCTGCGAGCGGCCCTCCGATGAGAAGCCGGTCATGCTGATCGTCACCGGCTACCCGGCCGACGGCGCGACCTATCCCGCTCACGCCGCGGACAAAAAGCCGCTCGACCGGATCTGCGATTTCCGATGA
- a CDS encoding superinfection immunity protein, producing MEFILAVVLVHFLPTIIALARGHHNGFAIFLTNLLLGWTVIGWIIALIWSVTAVARRVSA from the coding sequence ATGGAATTCATCCTCGCCGTCGTCCTGGTGCACTTTCTGCCGACGATCATCGCCCTGGCGCGCGGCCACCATAACGGCTTCGCGATCTTCCTGACCAACCTGCTGCTCGGCTGGACGGTGATCGGCTGGATCATCGCCCTGATCTGGTCGGTGACGGCCGTGGCGCGCCGCGTCAGCGCCTAA
- a CDS encoding glycine C-acetyltransferase, whose amino-acid sequence MSASFYERLSDTLKEIEADGLYKRERVITSQQFSQISVQSEGGSQDVLNFCANNYLGLANDPRLIEAAKTALDRYGYGVASVRFICGAQDVHRELERRLAAFTGHEDAILYAAAFDANGGLFEPLLDEHDAIVSDALNHASIIDGVRLCKAKRYRYANSDMDDLEAKLKQARADGARTILIVTDGVFSMDGYIANLSGICDLAERYDALTMVDDCHAHGFMGAKGRGTPEHCGVLGRIDIVTGTLGKALGGAMGGFTCARQSVIDMLRQRSRPYLFSNSLAPAIAGASLTALELVERGDDLRKRLFDNAKRFRAGMSEAGFTLLPGEHPIIPVMLGDAALSQRMANALMHEGVYVIGFFFPVVPKGQARIRTQMSAAHTPDMIDRAVAAFTKVGKELGVV is encoded by the coding sequence ATGAGCGCGAGTTTCTATGAGCGTCTGTCCGACACTCTCAAGGAAATCGAGGCGGACGGGCTGTACAAGCGCGAGCGGGTGATCACCTCGCAGCAGTTCTCGCAGATTTCCGTTCAGTCTGAAGGCGGCAGTCAGGACGTCCTGAATTTCTGCGCCAACAATTATCTGGGCCTGGCCAATGATCCGCGCCTGATCGAGGCGGCCAAGACGGCGCTGGACCGCTATGGCTATGGCGTGGCGTCAGTGCGCTTCATCTGCGGGGCGCAGGATGTCCACCGCGAGCTGGAACGGCGCCTCGCCGCCTTCACCGGCCATGAGGACGCCATCCTCTACGCCGCCGCCTTCGACGCCAATGGCGGGCTGTTCGAGCCCTTGCTGGACGAGCACGACGCCATTGTGTCGGACGCCCTCAACCACGCCTCCATCATTGACGGCGTGCGCCTGTGCAAGGCCAAGCGCTACCGCTACGCCAATTCGGACATGGACGATCTGGAAGCCAAGCTCAAACAGGCCCGGGCGGACGGTGCGCGCACCATTCTGATCGTCACTGACGGCGTGTTCTCCATGGATGGCTATATCGCCAATCTGTCGGGGATTTGTGATCTGGCCGAGCGCTATGACGCGCTGACCATGGTGGATGATTGCCACGCCCACGGCTTCATGGGCGCCAAGGGCCGCGGCACGCCGGAACATTGCGGCGTCTTGGGCCGGATCGACATCGTCACCGGCACGCTGGGCAAGGCGCTGGGCGGCGCCATGGGCGGCTTCACCTGCGCGCGCCAGAGCGTGATTGACATGCTGCGCCAGCGCTCGCGCCCCTATCTGTTCTCCAACTCGCTGGCCCCTGCCATTGCAGGCGCCAGCCTGACCGCGCTGGAGCTGGTGGAGCGCGGCGATGATCTGCGCAAGCGCCTGTTCGACAACGCCAAACGCTTCCGCGCCGGGATGAGCGAGGCCGGATTCACCCTGCTTCCCGGCGAACACCCGATCATCCCGGTCATGCTCGGCGACGCGGCGCTGAGCCAGCGCATGGCCAACGCCCTCATGCATGAAGGCGTCTACGTGATCGGCTTCTTCTTCCCGGTGGTGCCCAAGGGCCAGGCCCGCATCCGCACCCAGATGAGCGCGGCCCACACCCCCGACATGATCGACCGCGCCGTGGCGGCGTTCACGAAGGTGGGGAAAGAGCTGGGGGTGGTGTGA
- the tdh gene encoding L-threonine 3-dehydrogenase: MTQTMKALVKAKPEAGLWMQEVERPQIGPDDVLIRVHMTAICGTDVHIYKYDDWAQKNVPVPMVVGHEFGGVIEAVGRDVTRVTPGMRVSGEGHVVGEKSRAVRAGRFHLDPETKGVGVNMPGAFAQYLSLPAFNVVPLPDDVSMEQAAFLDPLGNAVHTATAFDLVGEDVLVTGAGPIGIMAAAVARHCGARHVVVTDINPDRLRLLEAVCPTATPVNTTREELRDVMTRLKMTEGFDVGLEMSGAEPAFHQMVEHMVMGGKIAMLGLPAKPFTLDMGALIMRAITFKGVYGREMFETWHKMLAMLQSGLDVSKLITHRLPAKEFQTGFDAMLSGKSGKVILDWQGV, from the coding sequence ATGACGCAGACAATGAAAGCCCTTGTGAAGGCGAAACCGGAAGCGGGCCTGTGGATGCAGGAGGTGGAGCGGCCGCAGATCGGTCCGGACGATGTGCTGATCCGGGTCCACATGACGGCGATTTGCGGTACGGATGTGCACATCTACAAATACGATGACTGGGCGCAGAAGAACGTGCCGGTGCCCATGGTGGTCGGTCATGAGTTTGGCGGCGTGATCGAGGCGGTCGGGCGCGACGTGACCCGGGTGACGCCCGGCATGCGCGTGTCGGGCGAGGGGCATGTGGTGGGCGAGAAGAGCCGCGCCGTGCGCGCCGGGCGCTTCCATCTTGATCCTGAAACCAAGGGCGTGGGCGTCAACATGCCCGGCGCGTTTGCGCAGTATCTGAGCCTGCCGGCGTTCAACGTGGTGCCGCTGCCAGACGATGTTTCCATGGAGCAGGCCGCCTTCCTCGATCCGCTGGGCAATGCGGTGCACACCGCCACGGCGTTTGATCTGGTGGGCGAGGACGTGCTGGTCACCGGCGCCGGCCCCATCGGCATCATGGCCGCCGCCGTCGCGCGCCATTGCGGCGCGCGCCATGTGGTGGTGACCGACATCAATCCCGACCGTCTGCGCCTGCTGGAAGCGGTCTGCCCCACCGCCACGCCAGTTAATACGACACGCGAAGAGCTGCGCGATGTCATGACGCGCCTGAAAATGACCGAAGGCTTTGATGTGGGACTGGAGATGAGCGGCGCCGAGCCCGCCTTCCACCAGATGGTCGAGCACATGGTGATGGGCGGCAAGATCGCCATGCTGGGCCTGCCGGCCAAGCCCTTCACCCTGGACATGGGCGCGCTGATCATGCGCGCCATCACCTTCAAGGGCGTCTATGGGCGCGAGATGTTCGAGACCTGGCACAAGATGCTGGCCATGCTGCAGTCGGGCCTCGATGTGTCGAAGCTGATCACCCACCGCCTGCCGGCCAAAGAGTTCCAGACCGGTTTTGACGCCATGCTGTCAGGCAAGTCGGGCAAGGTGATCCTGGACTGGCAGGGGGTGTGA
- a CDS encoding helix-turn-helix domain-containing protein: protein MPASEWGARLRTFRQRTGLKQLALADELGVSQAFLSRLETGTANPSDALAARIAALLERPCNRLIFDDWRATVALSPGLSSLLGRYEGAVRLCEFSGGFRAMGGAFETSRDGDGLEGLLGEDADRQFAVLTEAGAFDGEVSVSESTWSTQTANGEQAYFHSVNVPVRDDYGRWRLHSTHAPISAVQYRSRVDAGLATVIRARNP, encoded by the coding sequence ATGCCGGCCAGTGAATGGGGCGCGCGCCTGAGGACCTTTCGCCAGCGCACCGGCTTGAAACAGCTGGCGCTGGCCGACGAGCTGGGAGTCAGCCAGGCCTTCCTGTCGCGTCTTGAAACAGGCACGGCCAATCCGTCCGACGCGCTGGCCGCACGCATCGCCGCGCTCTTGGAACGGCCCTGCAACCGGCTGATCTTTGATGACTGGCGCGCCACCGTGGCGCTGTCTCCGGGCCTTTCGAGCCTGCTGGGCCGGTACGAGGGCGCCGTGCGCCTGTGCGAGTTCTCCGGCGGCTTTCGCGCCATGGGCGGCGCATTCGAAACCTCGCGCGATGGCGACGGGCTGGAAGGCCTGCTGGGCGAAGATGCCGACCGCCAGTTCGCCGTGCTCACCGAGGCCGGCGCGTTCGACGGCGAGGTGTCGGTCAGCGAAAGCACCTGGAGCACGCAGACCGCGAACGGCGAACAGGCCTATTTTCACTCGGTCAATGTGCCCGTGCGCGATGATTACGGCCGCTGGCGCCTGCACTCCACCCACGCCCCGATCAGTGCGGTCCAATACCGCAGCCGCGTGGACGCCGGGCTGGCGACAGTGATCCGCGCGCGCAATCCATAA
- the meaB gene encoding methylmalonyl Co-A mutase-associated GTPase MeaB, producing the protein MPRMDALAERLIAGNRTALAQAITLVESTRSDHQARARALLTDIMDHTGTAWRIGLTGVPGVGKSTLIEALGTHVTGLGRTVAVLAVDPSSSRTGGSILGDKTRMGALATNPAAFIRPSPSAGTLGGVARKTRETMLLCEAAGYDVVIVETVGVGQSETVVAEMVDVFVALMLPGAGDELQGIKKGLLELAEILFVNKADGDNATRARRAARDLEAALHLLAPASPHWTPHVLTGSALTGDGIAGLWDVIATHRDMMERAGVMAERRSGQQVRWLWSMVESRVLDAFRSDPSVKSAAAELERAVASGRLPASEAAERLLTAGRVAD; encoded by the coding sequence ATGCCCCGCATGGATGCGCTCGCCGAACGCCTGATCGCCGGAAACCGCACTGCGCTGGCGCAGGCGATTACCCTCGTGGAATCAACGCGATCCGACCATCAGGCGCGCGCCCGCGCCCTGCTCACTGACATCATGGACCACACGGGGACCGCATGGCGCATCGGCCTGACCGGGGTGCCGGGGGTCGGCAAATCCACCCTTATTGAAGCGCTGGGAACCCATGTGACCGGGCTTGGCCGCACGGTGGCTGTGCTGGCCGTGGACCCCTCTTCCAGCCGTACGGGCGGGTCGATTCTGGGGGACAAGACGCGGATGGGCGCGCTGGCCACCAACCCCGCCGCCTTCATCCGCCCGTCCCCCAGCGCCGGCACGCTGGGCGGGGTGGCGCGCAAGACGCGCGAGACCATGCTGCTATGCGAAGCGGCGGGCTATGATGTTGTCATTGTTGAAACTGTCGGCGTCGGGCAGTCCGAAACCGTTGTCGCCGAGATGGTCGATGTGTTCGTCGCACTGATGCTGCCCGGCGCTGGCGACGAGCTTCAGGGCATCAAGAAGGGGCTTCTGGAGCTCGCTGAGATCCTGTTCGTCAACAAGGCGGACGGGGATAACGCCACGCGCGCCCGGCGCGCCGCGCGCGACCTCGAAGCCGCCCTGCACTTGCTGGCGCCCGCCTCGCCCCACTGGACCCCGCACGTGCTGACAGGATCGGCCCTCACCGGTGACGGAATCGCCGGTTTATGGGACGTCATCGCCACCCATCGGGACATGATGGAGCGCGCAGGGGTCATGGCGGAGCGCCGTTCGGGTCAACAGGTGCGCTGGCTGTGGTCCATGGTCGAGTCGCGCGTACTGGACGCGTTCCGCTCCGACCCGTCCGTTAAATCCGCCGCCGCAGAACTCGAACGCGCCGTCGCCTCGGGGCGCCTGCCCGCGAGCGAGGCGGCCGAGCGGTTGCTGACGGCGGGGCGCGTCGCAGACTGA